One genomic window of Oncorhynchus kisutch isolate 150728-3 linkage group LG24, Okis_V2, whole genome shotgun sequence includes the following:
- the wdr46 gene encoding WD repeat-containing protein 46 codes for MAASSETMLKKPHVGKKRKPPTRYWERTEEDGKNDGKKQKEGDNNEQTPQQNNTRTKKGGKRGGKRGGAGKKVISGKSDPFPGSAPVPEEKLKKFRRGVKGELPPRPQYKLRDVVIRSEAASDLAQKQNARYDLMLPEDAGFLEGDEDEDTCTISQDDIVDAVDITAGAKYFNLTLSQFGPYRLDYSKTGRHLLLGGRRGHVTCLDWQSKQLMCEMNVMETVNDVKWLHSEALFAVAQKKWLYIYDNKGIELHCIRKFNDVLRMQFLPYHFLLATASATGFLQYLDVSVGKEVVAICTKAGRLDVMAHNPHNAIIHLGHSNGTVTLWTPNQREPLVKMLCHQGGVRSVAVDKTGTYMVTSGMDKKLKVYDIRAYRPLQSYFLPAGASCLSLSQRGLLSAATGDIVQVYRDVWGIPVTKPYMAHRAKGSVWGVHFCPFEDVLGVGHGEGFTSMVVPGAGEPNFDGLDANPYRSAKQRQEWEVKALLEKIQPELIGLDPSQLSQVDHSTWEQRHEDRVQVLGFDPLAKEKFTPRLKTKGRSSSGKVEKRKKQVAHEDQRDVIRQTVEDRMKIDKERKEKEKKKAAAAGQKSALDRFRK; via the exons ATGGCGGCGTCTAGCGAGACAATGTTGAAAAAACCACACGTGGGGAAAAAGAGAAAG CCTCCAACGAGATACTGGGAGCGCACAGAGGAAGATGGGAAGAATGATGGAAAGAAACAGAAAGAAGGGGACAACAATGAACAGACTCCGCAACAAAATAACACTAGGACAAAGAAAGGAGGAAAGCGAGGAGGAAAGCGAGGAGGAGCAGGAAAAAAGGTCATATCAGGG AAATCAGATCCATTCCCAGGctcagcacctgtccctgaagagAAGTTGAAAAAATTCAGGAGGGGAGTGAAGGGAGAACTG ccccctcGGCCACAGTACAAGCTCAGAGATGTGGTCATTCGATCAGAGGCTGCCTCAGACCTGGCCCAGAAGCAGAATGCACGATATGACCTTATGCTCCCAGAGGATGCTGG GTTTTTGGAGGGAGACGAAGATGAGGACACATGCACCATCTCACAGGATGACATCGTTGATGCTGTGGATATTACCGCAGGGGCAAAG TACTTTAACCTGACCCTGTCTCAGTTTGGGCCTTACCGACTGGATTACAGCAAGACTGGGCG ACACCTGCTGCTTGGTGGCAGGAGAGGTCATGTGACCTGCCTGGACTGGCAGTCCAAACAGTTGATGTGTGAGATGAATGTGATGGAGACAGTCAATGATGTAAA GTGGCTCCACAGTGAGGCTTTGTTTGCAGTGGCTCAGAAGAAGTGGCTGTATATCTATGACAACAAGGGCATCGAGCTCCACTGCATCCGCAAGTTCAACGATGTTCTCCGCATGCAGTTTCTCCCCTACCACTTCCTGCTGGCTACAGCA agtGCGACAGGCTTCCTGCAGTACTTGGACGTGTCAGTGGGTAAGGAGGTGGTGGCCATCTGCACCAAGGCTGGCCGGCTGGATGTGATGGCCCATAACCCTCACAACGCCATCATCCACCTGGGCCACTCCAACGGCACTGTCACCCTCTGGACGCCAAACCAGAGAGAGCCACTTGTCAAGATGCTCTGCCACCAGGGGGGTGTGCGCTCTGTCGCCGTTGACAAGACTGGCAC GTACATGGTGACCTCTGGCATGGACAAGAAGCTGAAGGTGTATGACATCAGAGCCTACCGGCCCCTGCAATCCTACTTCCTGCCTGCGGGAGCTTCCTGCCTGTCTCTGAGTCAGAGGGGTCTGCTGTCCGCCGCCACAGGAGACATAGTCCAG GTGTACAGAGATGTGTGGGGCATCCCAGTGACCAAGCCCTACATGGCCCACAGGGCAAAGGGCTCAGTTTGGGGTGTGCACTTCTGCCCCTTTGAGGACGTCCTAGGGGTGGGCCATGGAGAGGGCTTCACTAGCATGGTCGTACCAG GTGCTGGCGAGCCCAACTTTGACGGTCTGGATGCCAACCCGTACCGCAGTGCCAAGCAGAGGCAGGAGTGGGAGGTCAAAGCCCTACTAGAGAAGATCCAGCCAGAACTGATTGGCCTGGACCCTAGCCAGCTCAGCCAGGTGGACCACTCCACCTGGGAACAGAGACATGAGGACAGGGTCCAAGTACTG GGCTTTGACCCGCTGGCCAAGGAGAAGTTTACACCAAGGTTAAAGACCAAAGGTCGGAGTTCAAGTGGAAAAGTGGAAAAGCGCAAGAAGCAAGTGGCACATGAGGACCAGAGG GATGTGATCAGGCAAACAGTGGAAGACAGGATGAAGATAgataaagagaggaaggagaaagagaagaaaaaggCGGCAGCAGCTGGTCAGAAGTCTGCTCTGGACAGATTCAGGAAGTAA
- the b3galt4 gene encoding putative UDP-GlcNAc:betaGal beta-1,3-N-acetylglucosaminyltransferase LOC100288842 — protein MVGRGLWVCKPCFGKRGRFGVVPALCVLIVSAALLALLFVDSIESWATSMNMNTMVEAQGGIIPPQSVPPTRPEEYLLMPSPLVCQRAKPYLIAMVTSAPANQMARQAIRDTWGGEVEVRGHRVMTLFMVGVASDPGLAKLLIEEARERGDLIQGRFWDSYSNLTLKTLSMLNWARRFCPQAHFLAKVDDDVLFNPGALLRYLNRSTVTNTYEHGDLYLGRVHLHVAPDRDPDSKHYLPRGAYPASVFPDYCSGTAYILSRSSLLKISLMAASSPLPTPLPPEDVFVGLCAHAAGVLPSHCPLFSGGPAVPYGRCCYQAMVSIHHISPREMLRFWADIHSPPPCSWLGLRASLGVCKVRAMLGTFLGVDQGL, from the coding sequence ATGGTGGGGCGGGGCCTGTGGGTGTGTAAGCCCTGCTTTGGTAAGCGGGGGCGGTTCGGGGTggtgcctgctctctgtgtgctGATAGTCAGTGCTGCCCTGCTAGCTCTGCTCTTCGTGGACTCCATTGAGTCATGGGCCACCTCCATGAACATGAACACAATGGTAGAGGCGCAGGGGGGGATCATACCCCCACAAAGTGTCCCCCCAACCAGACCCGAGGAGTACCTCCTTATGCCCAGCCCTCTCGTCTGCCAGCGTGCCAAACCCTACCTCATCGCCATGGTGACCTCCGCCCCAGCCAATCAGATGGCCCGCCAGGCCATCCGGGACACGTGGGGTGGGGAGGTGGAGGTCAGGGGTCATAGGGTCATGACCTTGTTCATGGTCGGGGTGGCTTCTGACCCCGGGCTAGCCAAGCTGCTGATAGAGGAGGCCCGGGAACGAGGGGACCTGATCCAAGGGCGCTTCTGGGACTCCTACTCTAACCTGACCCTGAAGACCCTCTCCATGCTGAACTGGGCCCGACGCTTCTGTCCCCAGGCCCACTTCCTGGCCAAGGTGGACGATGACGTCCTGTTCAACCCCGGGGCCCTGCTGCGCTACCTGAACAGGAGCACCGTGACCAACACCTACGAGCATGGGGACCTGTACCTTGGCCGGGTCCACCTTCACGTGGCTCCAGACCGAGACCCAGACAGTAAGCACTACCTCCCTAGAGGGGCGTACCCTGCATCTGTCTTCCCTGACTACTGCAGTGGCACTGCCTAcatcctctctcgctcctccctgCTCAAGATCTCCTTGATGGCCGCTTCCTCACCTCTGCCCACCCCTCTGCCACCCGAGGACGTTTTTGTGGGTCTGTGTGCCCATGCGGCTGGAGTGCTGCCCTCCCACTGCCCGCTGTTCTCTGGTGGGCCCGCAGTGCCCTACGGGCGCTGCTGCTACCAGGCCATGGTGTCCATCCACCACATCTCCCCCAGAGAGATGCTCCGGTTTTGGGCTGACATCCACTCCCCTCCCCCCTGCTCCTGGCTGGGCCTACGCGCCTCTCTGGGGGTCTGTAAAGTCCGGGCCATGCTGGGGACCTTTCTGGGGGTGGATCAGGGGCTGTGA